In Harpia harpyja isolate bHarHar1 chromosome 8, bHarHar1 primary haplotype, whole genome shotgun sequence, a genomic segment contains:
- the DCBLD2 gene encoding discoidin, CUB and LCCL domain-containing protein 2 isoform X3, translated as MDGLITSKSNEVTVQFMSGTHTSGRGFLAAYSTTDKSDLITCLDNASHFSEPEFNKYCPAGCVIPFADISGTIPHGYRDSSSLCMAGVHAGVVSNTLGGQINVVISKGIPYYEGSLANNVTSKVGLLSTSLFTFKTSGCYGTLGMESGVIPDSQITASSILEWSDQTGQVNIWKPENARLKRVGPPWAAFISDEHQWLQIDLNKEKRITGIITTGSTLAEYYYYVSAYRILYSDDAQKWTVYREPGMDKDKIFQGNTELYQEVRNNFIPPIIARFFRINPLKWHQKIAMKVELLGCQFSMGRAPKITMPPPPQNKNDDKNDDFSDDFIHSVKTSLQTDKTTFTPEIKNTTVTPSVTKDVALAAVLVPVLVMVFTTLILILVCAWHWRNRKKKTEGTYDLPYWDRAGWWKGMKQFLPTKSAEHEETPVRYSNSEISHLRPREVPTMLQTESAEYAQPLVGGIVGTLHQRSTFKPEEGKEASYADLDPYNSPIQEVYHAYAEPLPITGPEYATPIIMDMSSHASTPLGIPSISTFKAAGNQAPPLVGTYNKLLSRTDSTSSAQALYDTPKGQPGPGAADELVYQVPQSVAHSTGSKDELS; from the exons ATGGATGGTTTAATTACTTCAAAAAGTAATGAAGTCACAGTACAGTTCATGAGTGGAACACACACTTCTGGACGTGGATTTCTTGCAGCTTATTCAACCACTGACAAATCGG accTAATTACCTGTTTAGACAATGCAAGTCACTTTTCCGAACCAGAATTCAA TAAGTATTGTCCAGCTGGATGTGTGATTCCTTTTGCTGATATTTCAGGCACTATTCCCCATGGATACAGAGAC TCATCATCACTTTGTATGGCTGGTGTTCACGCAGGCGTTGTGTCAAATACTCTGGGTGGCCAAATTAATGTTGTAATCAGCAAGGGCATTCCATACTATGAAGGCTCCCTGGCTAACAATGTCACCTCAAAAGT GGGACTGTTATCTACAAGTCTCTTCACATTTAAGACGAGTG GTTGCTATGGGACACTGGGGATGGAATCTGGGGTAATCCCTGATTCCCAGATCACGGCATCATCTATTCTTGAGTGGTCTGACCAAACAGGACAAGTGAACATTTGGAAACCTGAAAATGCCAGACTAAAAAGAGTTGGTCCTCCTTGGGCTGCTTTTATCAGTGATGAACATCAGTGGTTGCAGATTGACTtgaataaagaaaagagaataacAG GTATTATAACTACTGGATCAACCTTAGCAGAGTACTACTATTATGTCTCAGCCTACAGAATTTTATACAGTGATGATGCGCAGAAGTGGACAGTATACAGAGAACCTGGCATGGATAAAGATAAG atatTTCAAGGGAACACTGAATTGTACCAGGAAGTTCGCAATAATTTCATTCCACCTATTATTGCACGCTTTTTTAGGATTAACCCCTTAAAATGGCACCAGAAAATTGCAATGAAAGTAGAATTGCTAGGATGTCAGTTTAGTATGG GCCGTGCTCCTAAAATCACCATGCCACCACCACCTCAGAACAAGAATGACGACAAGAATGATGACTTCAGTGATGACTTCATTCATTCAGTGAAGACTTCGTTGCAGACAGATAAAACAACTTTCACACCTGAAATAAAAAACACCACAGTGACTCCAAGTGTAACCAAAG ATGTGGCATTGGCAGCAGTTCTGGTTCCAGTGCTGGTGATGGTCTTCACTACTCTGATTCTTATCTTAGTTTGTGCGTGGCATTGGAGAAACCG caagaaaaaaactgAGGGCACTTACGATCTACCTTACTGGGATCGTGCAG GATGGTGGAAAGGAATGAAGCAGTTTCTTCCGACCAAATCAGCAGAACATGAAGAAACTCCTGTACGCTACAGCAACAGTGAAATTAGTCACCTAAGACCAAGAGAAGTCCCAACAATGCTGCAAACAGAGTCTGCAG AGTATGCTCAGCCACTGGTAGGGGGAATTGTCGGCACGCTTCATCAGAGATCAACCTTTAAaccagaggaaggaaaagaagcaagTTATGCTGATTTGGACCCTTACAATTCACCCATACAAGAAGTTTACCACGCTTATGCTGAACCACTACCTATAACTGGACCAGAATATGCAACTCCAATAATCATGGACATGTCCAGCCATGCCAGCACACCTCTTGGCATTCCTTCCATTTCCACCTTCAAAGCTGCAGGGAATCAAGCTCCTCCACTGGTGGGAACTTACAATAAACTCTTATCTAGGACAGACAGCACATCATCAGCACAGGCGCTGTATGATACACCAAAGGGGCAACCGGGGCCAGGTGCCGCCGACGAATTGGTGTACCAGGTACCACAGAGCGTGGCCCATTCCACTGGGAGTAAGGATGAACTAAGTTAG
- the DCBLD2 gene encoding discoidin, CUB and LCCL domain-containing protein 2 isoform X2, which translates to MNHEACAGREDNLWKLWSPKSLLLCGDGCGHTVLGPESGTLASINYPQTSPNSTVCEWEIRVKPGQRVQLKFGDFDIDDSDSCHSSYLRVHNGIGPTRTEIGKYCGFGFQMDGLITSKSNEVTVQFMSGTHTSGRGFLAAYSTTDKSDLITCLDNASHFSEPEFNKYCPAGCVIPFADISGTIPHGYRDSSSLCMAGVHAGVVSNTLGGQINVVISKGIPYYEGSLANNVTSKVGLLSTSLFTFKTSGCYGTLGMESGVIPDSQITASSILEWSDQTGQVNIWKPENARLKRVGPPWAAFISDEHQWLQIDLNKEKRITGIITTGSTLAEYYYYVSAYRILYSDDAQKWTVYREPGMDKDKIFQGNTELYQEVRNNFIPPIIARFFRINPLKWHQKIAMKVELLGCQFSMGRAPKITMPPPPQNKNDDKNDDFSDDFIHSVKTSLQTDKTTFTPEIKNTTVTPSVTKDVALAAVLVPVLVMVFTTLILILVCAWHWRNRKKKTEGTYDLPYWDRAGWWKGMKQFLPTKSAEHEETPVRYSNSEISHLRPREVPTMLQTESAEYAQPLVGGIVGTLHQRSTFKPEEGKEASYADLDPYNSPIQEVYHAYAEPLPITGPEYATPIIMDMSSHASTPLGIPSISTFKAAGNQAPPLVGTYNKLLSRTDSTSSAQALYDTPKGQPGPGAADELVYQVPQSVAHSTGSKDELS; encoded by the exons gTGATGGATGTGGACACACTGTTCTGGGCCCCGAAAGTGGAACTCTTGCTTCGATAAACTACCCACAGACCTCTCCCAATAGCACAGTTTGTGAATGGGAAATTCGTGTAAAGCCTGGGCAGCGAGTTCAGCTCAAATTTGGCGATTTTGATATTGATGACTCAGATTCTTGTCATTCGAGTTATTTAAGAGTTCACAATGGGATTGGTCCCACCAGGACAGAGATAG GAAAATACTGTGGGTTTGGCTTTCAAATGGATGGTTTAATTACTTCAAAAAGTAATGAAGTCACAGTACAGTTCATGAGTGGAACACACACTTCTGGACGTGGATTTCTTGCAGCTTATTCAACCACTGACAAATCGG accTAATTACCTGTTTAGACAATGCAAGTCACTTTTCCGAACCAGAATTCAA TAAGTATTGTCCAGCTGGATGTGTGATTCCTTTTGCTGATATTTCAGGCACTATTCCCCATGGATACAGAGAC TCATCATCACTTTGTATGGCTGGTGTTCACGCAGGCGTTGTGTCAAATACTCTGGGTGGCCAAATTAATGTTGTAATCAGCAAGGGCATTCCATACTATGAAGGCTCCCTGGCTAACAATGTCACCTCAAAAGT GGGACTGTTATCTACAAGTCTCTTCACATTTAAGACGAGTG GTTGCTATGGGACACTGGGGATGGAATCTGGGGTAATCCCTGATTCCCAGATCACGGCATCATCTATTCTTGAGTGGTCTGACCAAACAGGACAAGTGAACATTTGGAAACCTGAAAATGCCAGACTAAAAAGAGTTGGTCCTCCTTGGGCTGCTTTTATCAGTGATGAACATCAGTGGTTGCAGATTGACTtgaataaagaaaagagaataacAG GTATTATAACTACTGGATCAACCTTAGCAGAGTACTACTATTATGTCTCAGCCTACAGAATTTTATACAGTGATGATGCGCAGAAGTGGACAGTATACAGAGAACCTGGCATGGATAAAGATAAG atatTTCAAGGGAACACTGAATTGTACCAGGAAGTTCGCAATAATTTCATTCCACCTATTATTGCACGCTTTTTTAGGATTAACCCCTTAAAATGGCACCAGAAAATTGCAATGAAAGTAGAATTGCTAGGATGTCAGTTTAGTATGG GCCGTGCTCCTAAAATCACCATGCCACCACCACCTCAGAACAAGAATGACGACAAGAATGATGACTTCAGTGATGACTTCATTCATTCAGTGAAGACTTCGTTGCAGACAGATAAAACAACTTTCACACCTGAAATAAAAAACACCACAGTGACTCCAAGTGTAACCAAAG ATGTGGCATTGGCAGCAGTTCTGGTTCCAGTGCTGGTGATGGTCTTCACTACTCTGATTCTTATCTTAGTTTGTGCGTGGCATTGGAGAAACCG caagaaaaaaactgAGGGCACTTACGATCTACCTTACTGGGATCGTGCAG GATGGTGGAAAGGAATGAAGCAGTTTCTTCCGACCAAATCAGCAGAACATGAAGAAACTCCTGTACGCTACAGCAACAGTGAAATTAGTCACCTAAGACCAAGAGAAGTCCCAACAATGCTGCAAACAGAGTCTGCAG AGTATGCTCAGCCACTGGTAGGGGGAATTGTCGGCACGCTTCATCAGAGATCAACCTTTAAaccagaggaaggaaaagaagcaagTTATGCTGATTTGGACCCTTACAATTCACCCATACAAGAAGTTTACCACGCTTATGCTGAACCACTACCTATAACTGGACCAGAATATGCAACTCCAATAATCATGGACATGTCCAGCCATGCCAGCACACCTCTTGGCATTCCTTCCATTTCCACCTTCAAAGCTGCAGGGAATCAAGCTCCTCCACTGGTGGGAACTTACAATAAACTCTTATCTAGGACAGACAGCACATCATCAGCACAGGCGCTGTATGATACACCAAAGGGGCAACCGGGGCCAGGTGCCGCCGACGAATTGGTGTACCAGGTACCACAGAGCGTGGCCCATTCCACTGGGAGTAAGGATGAACTAAGTTAG
- the DCBLD2 gene encoding discoidin, CUB and LCCL domain-containing protein 2 isoform X1 yields MVSPGRPLPAGTRQAAPLLRLSRLLLLLLLLLLLPLPPGSRAQKGDGCGHTVLGPESGTLASINYPQTSPNSTVCEWEIRVKPGQRVQLKFGDFDIDDSDSCHSSYLRVHNGIGPTRTEIGKYCGFGFQMDGLITSKSNEVTVQFMSGTHTSGRGFLAAYSTTDKSDLITCLDNASHFSEPEFNKYCPAGCVIPFADISGTIPHGYRDSSSLCMAGVHAGVVSNTLGGQINVVISKGIPYYEGSLANNVTSKVGLLSTSLFTFKTSGCYGTLGMESGVIPDSQITASSILEWSDQTGQVNIWKPENARLKRVGPPWAAFISDEHQWLQIDLNKEKRITGIITTGSTLAEYYYYVSAYRILYSDDAQKWTVYREPGMDKDKIFQGNTELYQEVRNNFIPPIIARFFRINPLKWHQKIAMKVELLGCQFSMGRAPKITMPPPPQNKNDDKNDDFSDDFIHSVKTSLQTDKTTFTPEIKNTTVTPSVTKDVALAAVLVPVLVMVFTTLILILVCAWHWRNRKKKTEGTYDLPYWDRAGWWKGMKQFLPTKSAEHEETPVRYSNSEISHLRPREVPTMLQTESAEYAQPLVGGIVGTLHQRSTFKPEEGKEASYADLDPYNSPIQEVYHAYAEPLPITGPEYATPIIMDMSSHASTPLGIPSISTFKAAGNQAPPLVGTYNKLLSRTDSTSSAQALYDTPKGQPGPGAADELVYQVPQSVAHSTGSKDELS; encoded by the exons gTGATGGATGTGGACACACTGTTCTGGGCCCCGAAAGTGGAACTCTTGCTTCGATAAACTACCCACAGACCTCTCCCAATAGCACAGTTTGTGAATGGGAAATTCGTGTAAAGCCTGGGCAGCGAGTTCAGCTCAAATTTGGCGATTTTGATATTGATGACTCAGATTCTTGTCATTCGAGTTATTTAAGAGTTCACAATGGGATTGGTCCCACCAGGACAGAGATAG GAAAATACTGTGGGTTTGGCTTTCAAATGGATGGTTTAATTACTTCAAAAAGTAATGAAGTCACAGTACAGTTCATGAGTGGAACACACACTTCTGGACGTGGATTTCTTGCAGCTTATTCAACCACTGACAAATCGG accTAATTACCTGTTTAGACAATGCAAGTCACTTTTCCGAACCAGAATTCAA TAAGTATTGTCCAGCTGGATGTGTGATTCCTTTTGCTGATATTTCAGGCACTATTCCCCATGGATACAGAGAC TCATCATCACTTTGTATGGCTGGTGTTCACGCAGGCGTTGTGTCAAATACTCTGGGTGGCCAAATTAATGTTGTAATCAGCAAGGGCATTCCATACTATGAAGGCTCCCTGGCTAACAATGTCACCTCAAAAGT GGGACTGTTATCTACAAGTCTCTTCACATTTAAGACGAGTG GTTGCTATGGGACACTGGGGATGGAATCTGGGGTAATCCCTGATTCCCAGATCACGGCATCATCTATTCTTGAGTGGTCTGACCAAACAGGACAAGTGAACATTTGGAAACCTGAAAATGCCAGACTAAAAAGAGTTGGTCCTCCTTGGGCTGCTTTTATCAGTGATGAACATCAGTGGTTGCAGATTGACTtgaataaagaaaagagaataacAG GTATTATAACTACTGGATCAACCTTAGCAGAGTACTACTATTATGTCTCAGCCTACAGAATTTTATACAGTGATGATGCGCAGAAGTGGACAGTATACAGAGAACCTGGCATGGATAAAGATAAG atatTTCAAGGGAACACTGAATTGTACCAGGAAGTTCGCAATAATTTCATTCCACCTATTATTGCACGCTTTTTTAGGATTAACCCCTTAAAATGGCACCAGAAAATTGCAATGAAAGTAGAATTGCTAGGATGTCAGTTTAGTATGG GCCGTGCTCCTAAAATCACCATGCCACCACCACCTCAGAACAAGAATGACGACAAGAATGATGACTTCAGTGATGACTTCATTCATTCAGTGAAGACTTCGTTGCAGACAGATAAAACAACTTTCACACCTGAAATAAAAAACACCACAGTGACTCCAAGTGTAACCAAAG ATGTGGCATTGGCAGCAGTTCTGGTTCCAGTGCTGGTGATGGTCTTCACTACTCTGATTCTTATCTTAGTTTGTGCGTGGCATTGGAGAAACCG caagaaaaaaactgAGGGCACTTACGATCTACCTTACTGGGATCGTGCAG GATGGTGGAAAGGAATGAAGCAGTTTCTTCCGACCAAATCAGCAGAACATGAAGAAACTCCTGTACGCTACAGCAACAGTGAAATTAGTCACCTAAGACCAAGAGAAGTCCCAACAATGCTGCAAACAGAGTCTGCAG AGTATGCTCAGCCACTGGTAGGGGGAATTGTCGGCACGCTTCATCAGAGATCAACCTTTAAaccagaggaaggaaaagaagcaagTTATGCTGATTTGGACCCTTACAATTCACCCATACAAGAAGTTTACCACGCTTATGCTGAACCACTACCTATAACTGGACCAGAATATGCAACTCCAATAATCATGGACATGTCCAGCCATGCCAGCACACCTCTTGGCATTCCTTCCATTTCCACCTTCAAAGCTGCAGGGAATCAAGCTCCTCCACTGGTGGGAACTTACAATAAACTCTTATCTAGGACAGACAGCACATCATCAGCACAGGCGCTGTATGATACACCAAAGGGGCAACCGGGGCCAGGTGCCGCCGACGAATTGGTGTACCAGGTACCACAGAGCGTGGCCCATTCCACTGGGAGTAAGGATGAACTAAGTTAG